One genomic segment of Bacteroides caccae includes these proteins:
- a CDS encoding 4Fe-4S binding protein: MEYKDKKYTYLGGLVHGISTLATGMKTSIKVYFRKKVTEQYPENRKELKMFDRFRGTLNMPHNENNEHRCVACGLCQMACPNDTIKVISETIETEDGKKKKILARYEYDLGACMFCQLCVNACPHDAITFDQNFEHAVFDRTKLVLKLNHDGSKVIEKKKEV, from the coding sequence ATGGAATATAAAGATAAAAAATATACGTACTTAGGTGGTCTGGTGCACGGCATCAGTACACTGGCAACGGGTATGAAGACCAGTATCAAGGTGTATTTTCGTAAGAAAGTAACCGAGCAATATCCCGAAAACCGGAAAGAGCTGAAAATGTTCGACCGGTTCCGCGGCACACTGAACATGCCCCATAATGAGAATAACGAACATCGCTGTGTAGCCTGCGGTTTGTGTCAAATGGCCTGTCCGAATGACACCATCAAGGTTATCAGCGAAACCATCGAGACAGAGGACGGCAAGAAGAAGAAAATCCTGGCAAGATATGAATATGACCTGGGTGCTTGTATGTTCTGTCAACTTTGTGTCAATGCTTGTCCGCACGATGCTATCACGTTCGACCAGAACTTCGAACATGCGGTATTCGACAGGACGAAGCTTGTATTGAAGTTGAATCACGACGGTAGTAAAGTAATAGAAAAGAAAAAAGAAGTTTAA
- the nuoH gene encoding NADH-quinone oxidoreductase subunit NuoH, producing the protein MFDFSIVTNWIHELLLSIMPEGVAVFIECVAIGVCIVALYAILAIILIYMERKVCGFFQCRLGPNRVGKWGSIQVICDVLKMMTKEIFMPKGADHFLYNLAPFMVIIASFLTFACIPFNKGAEILNFNVGVFFLLAASSIGVVGILLAGWGSNNKFSLIGAMRSGAQIISYELSVGMSIMTMVVLMGTMQFSEIVEGQANGWFIFKGHIPAVIAFIIYLIAGNAECNRGPFDLPEAESELTAGYHTEYSGMGFGFFYLAEYLNLFIVASVAATIFLGGWMPLHIVGLDGFNAVMDYIPGFIWFFGKAFFVVFLLMWIKWTFPRLRIDQILNLEWKYLVPISMVNLLIMACCVAFGFHF; encoded by the coding sequence ATGTTCGACTTTAGTATAGTAACAAACTGGATACATGAGCTGCTTCTCTCCATTATGCCGGAAGGAGTAGCCGTATTTATAGAATGTGTGGCTATCGGTGTGTGCATCGTTGCATTATATGCCATACTGGCTATCATATTGATTTACATGGAGCGCAAAGTCTGCGGATTCTTCCAATGCCGTCTCGGTCCGAACCGTGTCGGTAAATGGGGTTCTATCCAGGTGATCTGCGACGTGCTTAAAATGATGACTAAGGAAATCTTCATGCCGAAGGGCGCCGACCATTTCCTCTACAATCTGGCTCCGTTTATGGTGATTATCGCTTCGTTCCTTACTTTCGCTTGTATTCCTTTTAATAAAGGTGCGGAGATTCTGAACTTCAACGTAGGCGTATTCTTCCTGTTGGCAGCTTCCAGTATCGGAGTTGTCGGTATTCTGCTTGCAGGCTGGGGCAGTAATAATAAGTTCTCGCTGATTGGTGCGATGCGAAGTGGTGCACAGATTATCAGTTATGAGCTTTCCGTAGGTATGAGTATCATGACTATGGTAGTGCTTATGGGAACCATGCAATTCTCCGAAATTGTAGAGGGACAAGCTAATGGCTGGTTTATCTTCAAAGGACACATTCCCGCGGTGATTGCCTTCATTATCTATCTGATTGCCGGAAACGCCGAATGTAACCGTGGTCCGTTCGACCTTCCCGAAGCGGAAAGTGAGTTGACCGCCGGATATCATACAGAATATTCGGGGATGGGTTTCGGTTTTTTCTATCTGGCGGAATATCTGAATCTGTTTATTGTAGCCAGCGTTGCTGCTACTATTTTTCTGGGTGGTTGGATGCCGTTGCATATCGTAGGGCTGGACGGATTTAATGCCGTAATGGACTATATTCCGGGATTTATCTGGTTTTTCGGCAAAGCATTCTTTGTGGTATTTCTATTGATGTGGATTAAATGGACTTTCCCCCGTCTGCGTATTGATCAGATTCTGAATCTGGAATGGAAATATCTGGTTCCTATTTCTATGGTAAACTTATTAATAATGGCATGTTGTGTAGCCTTCGGCTTTCATTTCTAG
- a CDS encoding NADH-quinone oxidoreductase subunit D, which produces MQEIQFIAPVALHDEMLRLRNEKQMDFLESLTGMDWGAADEKDTPEKLRGLGVVYHLESTVTGERIAVKTATTNRELPEIPSVSDIWKIADFYEREVFDYYGITFIGHPDMRRLYLRNDWIGYPMRKDNDPEKDNPLCMTNEETFDTTREIELNPDGTIKDKETKLFGEEEYVVNIGPQHPATHGVMRFRVSLEGEIIRKIDANCGYIHRGIEKMNESLTYPQTLALTDRLDYLGAHQNRHALCMCIEKAMGVEVSERVQYIRTIMDELQRIDSHLLFFSALAMDLGALTAFFYGFRDREKILDIFEETCGGRLIMNYNTIGGVQADLHPNFVKRVKEFIPYMRGIIHEYHDIFTGNVIAQSRMKGVGVLSREDAISFGCTGGTGRASGWACDVRKRIPYGVYDKVDFKEIVYTEGDCFARYLVRMDEIMESLNIIEQLIDNIPEGPYQEKMKPIIRVPEGSYYAAVEGSRGEFGVFLESQGDKMPYRLHYRATGLPLVAAIDTICRGAKIADLIAIGGTLDYVVPDIDR; this is translated from the coding sequence ATGCAAGAAATACAATTTATAGCCCCCGTAGCATTACACGACGAGATGCTGCGCTTGCGGAATGAAAAACAGATGGACTTCCTCGAGAGCCTCACCGGCATGGACTGGGGAGCAGCAGATGAGAAAGATACTCCGGAAAAACTTCGTGGGTTAGGCGTAGTCTATCATCTGGAATCTACTGTCACAGGCGAACGGATAGCAGTAAAAACAGCTACAACCAACCGTGAATTACCGGAAATCCCGTCTGTCAGCGATATATGGAAGATAGCCGACTTCTACGAACGTGAAGTCTTCGACTATTATGGTATCACTTTCATCGGTCATCCTGATATGCGCCGTCTTTATCTGCGCAATGACTGGATAGGTTATCCGATGCGGAAAGACAATGACCCGGAGAAAGATAATCCGCTTTGTATGACAAACGAAGAGACGTTTGACACGACCCGGGAAATAGAGCTGAACCCGGACGGGACAATCAAAGACAAAGAAACCAAACTCTTCGGCGAAGAAGAATATGTAGTCAACATTGGTCCTCAACATCCTGCAACCCATGGTGTCATGCGCTTCCGTGTTTCTTTGGAGGGTGAAATTATTCGTAAGATTGATGCAAACTGTGGCTATATCCATCGGGGCATCGAGAAAATGAACGAAAGTCTTACTTATCCGCAGACATTGGCTCTGACAGACCGTCTTGATTACCTGGGTGCCCATCAGAATCGTCATGCACTATGCATGTGTATTGAGAAGGCAATGGGTGTCGAAGTTAGCGAACGCGTACAATATATCCGTACGATTATGGATGAGCTACAACGTATCGACTCCCACTTATTGTTCTTTTCCGCCCTTGCCATGGACCTCGGAGCGCTGACAGCTTTCTTCTACGGATTCCGTGACCGTGAAAAGATTCTCGATATTTTTGAGGAAACTTGCGGTGGACGCCTGATTATGAATTACAACACGATTGGCGGTGTGCAAGCTGACCTTCACCCGAATTTTGTCAAACGGGTGAAAGAATTTATCCCGTATATGAGAGGAATCATTCACGAATACCACGACATATTTACAGGTAATGTCATTGCCCAAAGCCGTATGAAAGGTGTAGGAGTGCTGAGTCGTGAAGATGCTATCTCTTTCGGCTGTACAGGAGGTACAGGACGTGCTTCGGGTTGGGCTTGCGACGTGCGCAAACGGATACCGTATGGTGTATATGACAAAGTAGATTTCAAAGAAATTGTTTATACGGAAGGTGACTGTTTCGCCCGTTACCTGGTACGTATGGACGAAATAATGGAGAGTCTGAACATCATCGAACAATTAATCGACAATATTCCCGAAGGCCCCTACCAGGAGAAAATGAAACCGATCATCCGTGTTCCCGAAGGTAGTTATTATGCTGCCGTGGAAGGAAGCCGTGGTGAGTTCGGTGTTTTCCTCGAAAGCCAGGGTGACAAGATGCCTTATCGCCTGCACTACCGTGCCACGGGACTACCGCTTGTTGCTGCAATTGACACAATCTGCCGTGGAGCGAAGATTGCCGACTTGATTGCTATTGGCGGAACGTTGGATTATGTGGTCCCGGATATTGATAGATAA
- a CDS encoding NADH-quinone oxidoreductase subunit B: MEITKKPKIKSIPYEEFIDNESLEKLVRELNAGGANVALGVLDDFINWGRSNSLWPLTFATSCCGIEFMALGAARYDMARFGFEVARASPRQADMIMVCGTITNKMAPVLKRLYDQMPDPKYVVAVGGCAVSGGPFKKSYHVVNGVDKILPVDVYIPGCPPRPEAFYYGMMQLQRKVKIEKFFGGVNRKEKKPDYIKNEE, from the coding sequence ATGGAAATAACCAAAAAGCCAAAAATAAAATCAATTCCTTATGAGGAGTTCATTGACAATGAGTCATTGGAAAAGTTGGTCAGGGAGCTTAATGCCGGAGGGGCAAATGTCGCTCTCGGAGTCCTTGACGATTTCATCAACTGGGGACGCAGCAATTCACTGTGGCCGCTTACTTTCGCAACCAGTTGTTGCGGTATCGAATTTATGGCATTGGGTGCCGCTCGTTATGACATGGCCCGCTTCGGGTTCGAAGTAGCACGTGCCAGTCCGCGTCAAGCTGATATGATTATGGTATGCGGAACAATCACGAATAAAATGGCTCCGGTATTGAAACGTCTGTATGACCAAATGCCCGATCCGAAGTATGTGGTGGCCGTGGGGGGATGCGCAGTCAGCGGAGGCCCTTTCAAAAAGTCTTACCACGTAGTGAACGGAGTAGACAAGATTCTTCCGGTAGATGTATATATCCCCGGATGTCCGCCGCGTCCCGAGGCTTTCTATTATGGCATGATGCAGTTGCAACGCAAGGTAAAAATAGAAAAGTTCTTTGGTGGAGTGAATAGAAAAGAGAAGAAACCGGATTATATAAAGAACGAAGAGTAA
- a CDS encoding NADH-quinone oxidoreductase subunit A encodes MNFTFLVVVLLTALAFVGVVIALSRAISPRSYNEQKFEAYECGIPTRGKSWMQFRVGYYLFAILFLMFDVETAFLFPWAVVMRDMGPQGLISILFFFIILVLGLAYAWRKGALEWK; translated from the coding sequence ATGAATTTTACATTTTTAGTTGTTGTTTTACTGACAGCGCTTGCTTTTGTCGGTGTTGTGATAGCTCTTTCGCGAGCTATTTCCCCCCGCTCATACAATGAGCAAAAGTTCGAGGCATACGAATGTGGTATACCGACACGTGGTAAATCATGGATGCAGTTCCGTGTGGGCTACTACTTGTTTGCTATTCTGTTCCTAATGTTCGATGTAGAAACAGCTTTTCTGTTTCCGTGGGCAGTAGTGATGCGTGACATGGGACCACAAGGACTTATTAGTATTCTCTTCTTCTTTATTATTTTAGTTCTGGGTCTTGCATACGCCTGGAGGAAAGGAGCATTGGAATGGAAATAA
- a CDS encoding TrkH family potassium uptake protein, whose protein sequence is MINSKMIYRIIGFLLLIETAMLLCCGAVSLFYKENDLQSFLISSAITTGVGILMLAIGKGAEKSLNRRDGYVIVSTAWIAFSLFGMLPYYIGGYIPSITDAFFETMSGFSSTGATIMNNIESMPHGILFWRAMTQWIGGLGIVFFTIAVLPIFGMGGIQVFAAEASGPTHDKVHPRIGVTAKWIWGIYAGMTGTLIVLLVFGGMSVFDSICHAFTTTSTGGFSTKQASIEYYHSPYIDYVISIFMFLSGINFTLLLLMFNGKIKKFIHDAELKFYFICVSFFTIFIAFWLYRTCDMGVEEAFRKSLFQVISLQTSTGFATADYMLWPSILWGCLIVVMLIGACAGSTTGGIKCIRMVILFKVAKNEFKHILHPNAVLPVRVNKQVISPSIQSTVLAFTFLYAVIAIISILIMLGFGVGFLESIGTVVSSMGNMGPGLGTCGPAYSWSELPDAAKWLLSFLMLLGRLELFTVLLLFSSDFWKKN, encoded by the coding sequence ATGATTAACTCAAAGATGATATACCGCATCATAGGATTCCTGCTTCTGATAGAAACAGCTATGCTGCTATGTTGTGGAGCTGTCTCTCTTTTTTACAAAGAAAACGATTTGCAGAGTTTCCTGATTTCATCCGCTATCACCACAGGCGTCGGTATATTGATGCTTGCAATTGGCAAAGGTGCGGAAAAGTCGCTCAACCGTCGTGACGGATATGTCATTGTCAGTACTGCCTGGATTGCATTCTCGCTTTTCGGAATGTTACCTTATTATATAGGTGGATATATCCCGAGTATTACGGACGCTTTTTTCGAAACGATGTCCGGATTCAGTAGTACGGGGGCTACCATTATGAACAACATTGAATCAATGCCACACGGAATCCTTTTCTGGCGGGCAATGACACAATGGATAGGCGGTTTGGGAATTGTATTTTTCACAATTGCCGTTCTGCCGATTTTCGGAATGGGAGGCATTCAGGTATTCGCTGCCGAAGCCAGCGGTCCTACTCATGACAAAGTACATCCCCGTATCGGCGTTACCGCCAAATGGATATGGGGTATCTATGCCGGAATGACAGGAACGCTGATTGTATTGCTCGTATTCGGCGGCATGAGTGTATTTGACAGTATTTGTCATGCTTTCACGACGACCAGTACCGGAGGATTCTCGACCAAACAAGCTAGCATTGAATATTACCACTCTCCTTATATAGATTACGTAATATCCATTTTCATGTTTCTTTCAGGTATCAACTTCACTTTATTGTTGTTGATGTTCAACGGAAAAATCAAGAAATTCATCCATGACGCAGAGCTGAAGTTTTATTTTATCTGTGTATCTTTTTTCACAATATTCATTGCCTTCTGGCTCTATCGAACCTGTGATATGGGAGTAGAGGAAGCTTTCCGTAAATCATTGTTTCAAGTGATTTCATTACAGACTTCTACCGGTTTTGCCACAGCGGATTATATGCTTTGGCCCTCCATTCTTTGGGGATGTCTGATTGTGGTTATGTTGATAGGAGCTTGTGCGGGCAGCACGACAGGAGGTATCAAATGTATTCGTATGGTGATTCTCTTTAAAGTAGCAAAGAATGAGTTCAAACATATCCTGCATCCTAACGCCGTACTACCGGTACGGGTTAATAAACAGGTAATCTCTCCTTCGATTCAATCAACGGTACTGGCATTCACATTTCTGTATGCAGTTATCGCCATTATCAGCATACTCATTATGTTGGGTTTCGGAGTAGGATTTCTCGAGTCAATCGGAACCGTTGTTTCAAGTATGGGTAATATGGGACCGGGCCTCGGTACCTGTGGCCCGGCCTATTCGTGGAGTGAGTTACCCGATGCTGCAAAATGGTTACTTTCTTTCCTTATGCTCCTCGGACGTTTGGAATTATTTACGGTATTACTGCTCTTCAGTTCCGATTTCTGGAAAAAGAACTAA
- the trkA gene encoding Trk system potassium transporter TrkA, with product MKIIIAGAGNVGTHLAKLLSREKQDIILMDDDEEKLTALSSNFDLLTVTASPSSISGLKEVGVKEADLFIAVTPDESRNMTACMLATNLGAKKTVARIDNYEYLLPKNKEFFQKLGVDSLIYPEMLAAKEIVSSMRMSWVRQWWEFCGGALILIGTKMREKAEILNIPLYELGGPNIPYHVVAIKRGTETIIPRGDDVIKLHDIVYFTTTRKYIPYIRKIAGKEDYADVRNVMIMGGSRIAVRTAQYVPDYMQVKIVDNDINRCNRLTELLDDKTMIINGDGRDMDLLIEEGLKNTEAFVALTGNSETNILACLAAKRMGVEKTVAEVENIDYIGMAESLDIGTVINKKMIAASHIYQMMLDADVSNVKCLTFANADVAEFTVPAGAKITKHFIKDLGLPKGTTIGGMIRNGEGVLVTGDTLIQPGDHVVVFCLSMMIKKIEKFFN from the coding sequence ATGAAGATTATTATTGCAGGGGCCGGTAACGTAGGCACCCACCTGGCTAAATTATTGTCCCGGGAAAAACAGGATATCATCCTAATGGACGATGACGAGGAAAAACTAACCGCACTTAGTTCCAACTTCGATTTGCTGACGGTCACCGCCTCCCCTTCTTCTATTTCCGGTTTAAAGGAAGTAGGTGTGAAAGAAGCCGACTTGTTCATTGCCGTCACCCCGGACGAGAGCAGGAACATGACCGCTTGTATGCTGGCTACCAACTTAGGAGCCAAAAAGACCGTTGCCCGCATCGACAACTACGAATATCTTCTGCCCAAAAATAAAGAATTCTTTCAGAAACTGGGCGTAGACTCCCTGATTTATCCGGAAATGCTTGCCGCTAAAGAAATCGTATCTTCCATGCGCATGAGCTGGGTACGCCAATGGTGGGAGTTCTGTGGAGGTGCTCTGATCTTAATAGGTACCAAGATGCGTGAAAAAGCGGAGATTCTGAATATTCCACTCTATGAATTAGGTGGCCCGAATATCCCCTACCATGTGGTAGCCATTAAGCGTGGAACAGAAACAATTATCCCGCGTGGAGATGACGTTATCAAATTGCATGATATTGTTTATTTTACGACCACCCGCAAATATATCCCTTATATCCGGAAAATTGCCGGTAAAGAAGATTACGCCGATGTGCGTAATGTGATGATTATGGGCGGAAGCCGCATTGCTGTCCGTACTGCACAATACGTACCGGACTATATGCAGGTGAAAATCGTAGATAACGATATCAACCGTTGCAACCGCCTGACTGAGTTATTGGATGACAAGACTATGATTATCAACGGAGACGGCCGTGACATGGATCTTCTGATTGAAGAAGGGTTGAAGAATACAGAAGCCTTCGTCGCCCTGACCGGAAATTCCGAAACCAACATTCTTGCCTGTCTTGCCGCTAAACGTATGGGCGTGGAAAAGACGGTGGCAGAAGTAGAAAACATTGATTATATCGGCATGGCCGAAAGCCTTGACATCGGTACGGTTATTAACAAAAAGATGATTGCCGCCAGCCATATTTACCAAATGATGTTGGATGCGGATGTATCCAATGTGAAATGCCTGACTTTTGCCAATGCAGATGTAGCGGAATTCACCGTGCCGGCAGGTGCCAAGATTACCAAACATTTTATCAAAGACCTTGGCCTTCCGAAAGGAACCACTATCGGAGGTATGATTCGTAATGGTGAAGGAGTACTTGTAACCGGTGACACGCTGATACAACCGGGCGACCATGTCGTTGTGTTCTGCCTGAGTATGATGATTAAAAAGATTGAGAAATTCTTTAATTAA
- the dxs gene encoding 1-deoxy-D-xylulose-5-phosphate synthase: MNNEPIYNLLNTIDYPEDLRKLNVEQLPEVCNELRQDIIKELCCNPGHFAASLGTVELTVALHYVYNTPYDRIVWDVGHQAYGHKILTGRREAFSTNRKLGGIRPFPSPEESEYDTFTCGHASNSISAALGMAVAAAQNGDSNRHVIAVIGDGSMSGGLAFEGLNNSSTTSNNLLIILNDNDMAIDRSVGGMKQYLFNMTTSNRYNQLRFKLSRMLFKLGILNEERRKALIRFGNSLKSMAAQQQNIFEGMNIRYFGPIDGHDVKNLARILRDIKDLQGPKILHLHTIKGKGFAPAEMHATEWHAPGKFDPVTGERFIANTEGMPPLFQDVFGNTLVELAEANPKIVGVTPAMPSGCSMNILMSKMPKRAFDVGIAEGHAVTFSGGMAKDGLQPFCNIYSSFMQRAYDNIIHDVAIQNLPVVFCLDRAGLVGEDGPTHHGVFDMAYLRPIPNLTIASPMDEHELRRLMYTAQLPDKGPFAIRYPRGRGVLVDWKCPLEEIPVGKGRKLKDGKDLAVISIGPIGNKAATAIARAETESGKSIAHYDLRFLKPLDEGLLHEVGRKFRHIVTIEDGVIQGGMGSAVLEFMADHEYTPTVKRIGIPDKFVQHGTIAQLYQLCGMDEDSITKELLKQCALQLSMSGVKELTN, from the coding sequence ATGAATAATGAACCGATATATAACTTGCTAAACACTATTGATTACCCCGAAGATCTACGGAAACTAAACGTAGAACAACTACCGGAAGTATGCAATGAACTGAGGCAAGACATTATTAAAGAGCTATGCTGCAATCCGGGACATTTCGCTGCGAGTTTGGGGACAGTGGAATTGACCGTAGCCTTACACTACGTCTACAATACGCCTTATGACCGTATTGTGTGGGATGTGGGTCATCAGGCATACGGACACAAGATTCTTACGGGACGACGGGAAGCTTTCTCCACCAACCGGAAGTTGGGAGGAATCCGTCCTTTTCCTTCACCGGAGGAGAGTGAATACGATACTTTCACCTGCGGACATGCATCCAATTCTATTTCTGCTGCTCTCGGCATGGCAGTTGCCGCTGCTCAGAACGGAGATTCCAACCGTCATGTCATAGCTGTCATCGGTGATGGTTCGATGAGTGGCGGACTGGCTTTCGAGGGACTGAACAATTCATCAACCACCTCGAACAACCTGCTCATTATCTTGAATGATAACGACATGGCAATCGACCGTAGTGTTGGCGGTATGAAACAGTATCTTTTCAACATGACAACTTCCAACCGCTACAACCAGCTACGTTTCAAGTTGTCACGAATGCTGTTCAAACTCGGTATTTTAAACGAAGAACGCCGCAAAGCCCTTATACGTTTCGGCAACAGCCTGAAATCAATGGCTGCACAACAACAAAACATCTTCGAGGGAATGAACATCCGCTACTTCGGTCCTATCGACGGACACGATGTGAAGAACCTCGCCCGCATATTACGGGATATAAAAGACCTGCAAGGACCTAAAATCCTGCACTTACATACCATAAAAGGAAAAGGATTCGCCCCGGCAGAGATGCACGCTACCGAATGGCATGCGCCCGGCAAGTTCGATCCTGTCACCGGCGAGCGTTTTATTGCCAATACGGAAGGAATGCCTCCTCTCTTTCAGGATGTTTTCGGAAATACGCTTGTGGAACTGGCCGAAGCCAATCCTAAAATTGTAGGCGTTACCCCGGCCATGCCCAGTGGCTGTTCGATGAACATACTGATGTCTAAAATGCCTAAACGGGCTTTCGATGTAGGAATTGCCGAAGGACATGCCGTCACCTTCTCCGGAGGTATGGCAAAAGACGGTTTGCAACCTTTCTGCAACATCTATTCTTCGTTCATGCAGCGGGCTTATGATAATATCATCCACGATGTAGCTATCCAGAACTTGCCTGTTGTCTTTTGTCTCGACCGTGCCGGACTGGTAGGCGAAGACGGGCCTACTCATCACGGAGTTTTTGACATGGCTTATCTGCGTCCGATACCTAACCTGACGATTGCATCGCCTATGGATGAACATGAATTACGCCGTCTGATGTACACAGCCCAACTGCCTGACAAAGGTCCGTTTGCCATACGTTACCCCAGAGGTCGCGGAGTATTAGTCGACTGGAAATGTCCGCTCGAAGAAATTCCCGTAGGTAAGGGACGGAAATTGAAGGACGGTAAAGACCTCGCAGTTATCAGCATAGGTCCTATCGGAAATAAAGCGGCTACTGCCATTGCCCGTGCCGAAACCGAATCGGGCAAAAGCATTGCACATTACGATTTAAGATTCCTCAAACCACTGGATGAAGGACTGCTGCACGAGGTAGGCCGGAAGTTCCGCCACATCGTTACCATAGAAGATGGAGTGATTCAGGGAGGAATGGGAAGTGCCGTACTCGAATTTATGGCCGACCATGAATATACTCCGACCGTGAAACGTATCGGAATCCCGGATAAATTCGTTCAACATGGCACAATAGCACAACTATACCAACTCTGCGGAATGGATGAAGACAGCATCACTAAAGAACTTTTAAAGCAATGCGCACTTCAGCTAAGCATGAGTGGAGTTAAAGAATTAACCAACTGA
- a CDS encoding GSCFA domain-containing protein yields MDFRTKVELPVSLPPVTHAGQILLLGSCFAENMGRQLAENKFRVDVNPFGILYNPFSVSTALVEILKGKVYQEEDLFAYKECWHSPMHHGSFSAATAGEVIRNINHRLQQAYKTVHQLDWLMLTFGTAYVYEQKETGRVVSNCHKLPESNFNRRLLSVDEIVNEYTSLIAGMTARNPNLKILFTVSPIRHIRDGMHANQLSKSTLLLTIDRLQQLFPKQVFYFPAYEIVLDELRDYRFYADDMLHPSPLAVNYLWKCFSDSFFSAETKQVMTEVEDIRKDMAHKPFHPESEAYQRFLGQIVLKIERLIGKYPYLDFQKETELCHIRLNP; encoded by the coding sequence ATGGATTTTCGAACGAAGGTTGAACTGCCCGTAAGCTTGCCGCCTGTTACTCATGCCGGACAAATACTTCTGCTGGGCTCCTGTTTTGCAGAAAACATGGGTAGGCAACTGGCGGAAAACAAATTCAGGGTAGATGTGAATCCTTTTGGTATTCTCTACAATCCCTTTTCTGTTTCAACAGCCTTAGTTGAAATATTAAAAGGGAAGGTGTATCAGGAGGAAGATTTATTTGCTTATAAGGAGTGTTGGCATAGCCCGATGCATCATGGCTCATTCTCCGCAGCTACGGCGGGCGAGGTCATCCGGAATATAAATCATCGTTTGCAGCAGGCCTATAAGACGGTTCATCAACTGGATTGGTTGATGTTGACTTTCGGCACCGCCTACGTCTATGAACAGAAAGAAACGGGGAGGGTAGTGTCCAACTGCCACAAGCTGCCGGAAAGCAATTTTAACCGCCGGCTCCTGTCGGTCGATGAGATTGTGAACGAATACACTTCATTGATTGCCGGTATGACGGCACGTAATCCGAATCTGAAGATTCTCTTTACAGTCAGCCCGATCCGGCATATTCGTGACGGAATGCATGCCAATCAACTTAGTAAATCGACCCTGTTGCTTACAATCGACCGCTTGCAGCAATTGTTTCCGAAGCAGGTTTTCTACTTTCCTGCTTACGAGATAGTACTTGACGAATTGCGCGATTACCGGTTTTATGCCGATGATATGTTGCATCCGTCTCCATTGGCCGTGAACTACCTGTGGAAATGCTTTTCTGATTCCTTTTTTTCTGCTGAAACAAAGCAGGTTATGACAGAAGTGGAGGATATCCGCAAAGATATGGCGCATAAACCCTTTCATCCCGAATCGGAAGCGTATCAACGCTTTTTAGGACAAATAGTGTTAAAAATAGAACGACTTATCGGAAAATACCCGTACTTAGATTTTCAAAAAGAAACAGAACTATGTCATATACGATTGAATCCATAG